Genomic segment of Shewanella sp. OMA3-2:
ATAGTGTACGAATTGAAGTTTTTCACCGTATGGTAAGTGAGCTGTCGATGGTATAAAAGTTCCGCTTCTTGTTAATCTAGATTAATTTATAAGTATTTAATCAACATTATTAATTTAGGTTATTTGGTTAGTCATCATTTTAATTTTTGATATATCATAGATCTAAACGGTATATGGAATGAATTTTAGTCTCTATGTTCTAGTTAAAACCCTATAGTGAATAGTCTGTTTTTATTTTATCTCATTGTTTTTGTTTGATAAATTAACTTAATATTTTAGTTTTAGTTCTATCTCATCTTTTACATTTCAATCGCTTTTATTGAGCCAATGATAATCAGGTTATTCTGTGTCATTTAGCTCAATAATCCATGTTGTATGCACATATGAGGCTTTTTATCAGCCTAAAAACACTATTGTGAATAAATATTGTGCAATTTAAAGATTGTGTTATTTTAAATTTAGATGTAACAAATGATTAACAATGTTGTGATAAAGGATGTGGACATGGAACATAGAGTTATTTTAAAACCCGCTGTGAATATTTGTGTTTTATCGCTGATATTTTTAGGCAGTGCAGTACAGGGGGCTGTCATTGATTGTAATGCTTTGGCTCAATGGCAAGCAGGGGCAACTTATACCGCAGGCCAAAAAGTCAAAACTCAGCTACAAGCATTTGAAGCTAAGTGGTGGAATCAAACCGATCCAATACAGCATTCAGGATCCTGGCAAGAATGGAAAAAACTGGGCGACTGCCAAAGTGGTGATGTCAATTTAGCGCCTACGGTGAGTTGGATTTCGCCAGCAAATAATACTTCTTTCACTGAAAATGACAGCGTTGTCATGTCTTTTTCAGCCCAAGATAGTGACGGTAGTATCAATCGTAGTGATGTTTTTCTCGATGGAAATTTGCTGACGACGCTAAGTTCTACCGCAAGCCAACTGACATGGTCAGCCGTTAAAGGGCAGCATAGTTTTTTAATTACGACTTATGATGATAAACAACAGGCTGCAAGTTCTACTGTATTGAATTTGACTGTAAATGAAAAAGATACTCCACCAGGCAATCAAGCACCTAGTGCAAATTTAACCGTTATCGACTCAGCGCTAGAAATTCATATTGGCGATCAAGTTCAATTTGGCTTAACGGCAACCGATGTTGATGGTGTGGTTACAGGGCTTGAATTATTCGCTAATGACAGCGCTGTATTTTCTTCAGTTACAGCCAGTGATAATTTCACTTGGCAGGCAACAGCTTTGGGGCAGGTCAAATTTACTTTGCAAGCCACTGATGATGATAATGCGGTTGGCACAAGTGCTGCTGTGATGATTAATGTTGTCGATGCTGACGCACCTGGCAGTGATAGAGACGCTTGCAAACCAAACGGTTTATATCAAACCCCTGAAACGAATACTCCTTATTGTACCGTTTACGATGCCAATGGCCGTGAAAAAATGGGTGCAGATCATCCACGCCGAGTTATTGGTTATTTCACTAGTTGGCGTAATGGTGCCAATAATCAACCTAGTTATTTAGTTAACGATATTCCGTGGGATAAAATTACTCATATTAATTACGCTTTCGCGCATATTGATGCCAATAATAAAGTGTCAATTGGCGATCCTAATAGTGTAAATAATCCAGCAACCAATATGGAATGGCCCGATGTTGTCGGTGCTGAGCTAGACACAAGTTTGAATTATAAAGGCCACTTTAATTTATTAACCAAATATAAAAAGCAGTATCCCCACGTTAAAACCTTGATATCAGTTGGTGGCTGGGCGGAAACCGGTGGCTTTTTTGATGAAACGGGCCAGGTTGCCAACGGTGGCTTCTATACCTTGACCACAAATGCTGACGGCAGCATTAATCATGCAGCGATAAAAACCTTTAGTGACAGTGCAGTTAGCTTTATCAAACAGTATGGTTTTGATGGTATTGATATCGATTATGAGTATCCATCTTCAATGTCTGATTCGGGCCATCCAGATGATTTCGAGTTTTCTAATCCTCGTCGTGCCGCCTTACATAAATCTTATTTAGTGTTAATGAAATCATTACGAGAAGCACTCGATAAAGCAGGGCAGACTGATGGGCAACACTATTTATTAACCATAGCGTCACCGTCATCAGGTTATTTATTACGTGGCATGGAAACCTTCCAAGCAACTCAATATTTAGATTACGTCAACATTATGTCCTATGACTTACACGGCGCGTGGAATTCCCATGTTGGACCTAATGCGGCGTTATTTGATACTGGTACTGATTCAGAACTTGCGGCTTGGGGCGTTTATGGTACAGCTGAATTTGAAGGTATTGGCTATCTAAATACTGACTGGGCGGTGCGTTATTTCCGTGGTGCCTTATCGGCAGGGCGGATAAATATTGGTATTCCTTATTATACCCGCGGCTTTAAAGATGTGGCTGGTGGCACCAATGGTTTATGGGGCCAAGCGGCATTGGCAGATCAAGCGGCTTGTCCAAAAGGTACGGGCAAAGGGGATAAAAACTCCTGTGGTAATGGGGCTGTCGGTATAGATAACTTATGGCATGACATTGAAAATGATAATGAAGTCGCTGCAGGTAGTAATCCACTATGGCATACAAAAAACCTGGAACAAGGTAAGTATGGCAGTTATATCAACGCCTACGGTTTAAATCCACAAACGGATCCTGAGGATAAGTTAGTGGGCAGTTATCAACGCCATTATGATGCAGTTGCGGTCGCGCCTTGGCTGTGGAATGACCAAAAAAAAGTCTTCCTGTCAATTGAAGATGAAGAGTCTATGACTCGTAAAGTCGATTATGTCATCAATAATGGATTAGGCGGGGTAATGTTTTGGGAACTGGCTGGTGACTTTGACTATGACCAAGTCAAGCAAGAGTATTACATGGGATCAACCATGACCACTATTGCTTACGATAGATTCCGTCAAAGTGGCACGGCTTATGATATTCACAAAGGTAACTCTGCTTTTGTGGTGCCAGAGACAATGGTTGATATTGATTTTGTTGCCAAAGACTTCCCCGTTGGTGATGACAATTATCCGATCAGTGCAAGCTTCTCTTTTACCAATAATTCACAACTGGATTTATCAGGCGCAAAAATTGCTTTTGATGTACCGGTATCAACCTCGGCAATTTTTAAATCTAACTGGAATTCACAGAAAAAACTAAAAATGGCCATTGAGGCTAATGCATCAAATGCAGCTGGTAATAATATTGGTGGCTTTGAAAATGAGTTTCACCGTTTTTCAATCACCTTGCTTAATGAGTTTGGTGGTGTTGTTGAATCATTTAAACCAGGTGAAACAGTTACTGCGCAAGTGATGTATTACATGCCAATTACCGGGCCAGCAAACTTTACCATAGAGAAAGGTGATAAAAGCTACGCATTTAAAGCTGAGTATCCAGGTTTACCTGAAGCTAAAAAAGATGTGGGCGGTGGTACAGGTCAAAGCTGTGATGGCGTTAATGTAACCGATATTCCTGTTTATCCTAATTTCCCTCAAAAGGATTGGCAAGGAAACCCTGATCATGCCAATGCAGGCGACATGATGCTCAGTAACCAAGTGGTTTGGAAAGCCAAGTGGTGGACTCGCACTGAACCTAGCAACGCAGATTGGCAACTAGTGTGTAGTTTATAACTGTCGTACCCCCCATATTCTGTGGGGGGAACAACATATTACTATCACGGTTAGTTATTAAGGACGATACATTATGAATAATACATCACTGCAAACTCTATTTACTTGCTCGCTAGTTGCCAGTGGGGTGCTTTTATCGATAACCAGTATGTTATTACCTACGACAACTTATGCCCATGGCTTTATGGAAAGCCCAAAAGCGCGCCAATCAATTTGTCAGGCTCAAGGCGGTTATTGGTGGCCAAGTGACGGCTCGAATATTCCTAATTTTGCCTGTCGAGCGGCTTTTATCGAATCTGGATATGTGCAGTTTGTTCAAGAACATGAAATTTCAGTTAACGTAGCTGACTATCATAATCAACAAGCTGTTGAGTCTGCGATACCGGACGGTAGCTTATGTTCTGCGGGCGTATTTGAAAAACGCGGATTAAACCTTGCTTCACCTGACTGGCAAAAAACCACGGTTACTCCCAATGGGCAAGGGAATATTCAAATTCGTTTTAATGCCACCACACCCCATAACCCAAGCTTTTGGAAGTTATATTTGTCTAAGCCTGGGTTTAATGCCAGTACAGATATGCTGCGCTGGCAAGATCTTGAACTGATACAAGAATATGGCAACATCGATTTTATTAAAACCCCCGATGGTAGCCGCTATTATGATATGGAAGTTAATATTCCTGCCGACCGCCACGGTGATGCCTTGTTATATAGTCGTTGGCAACGGGATGATGTGGTAGGCGAAGGGTTTTATAACTGTAGCGACATTAATATCGTCCGTGATGATATTGCCCCTGAGCAATGGCAACCTCTAGATTTCTTTGTTAAGCAAGGGCTAGTAGCAAGTGCCGGAGATCAAGTGTGGTTAAGGCTATTTGATGCTTCAGGGCAGGAGCTGATTAATCAACACTTTGAAGTTACCGCTAACAATGTTCAACAGTGGCAAGCTGATTTTGGTGCATTACTAAACACCATGCATGACCAATTGATCAAAATTGGCATTAAAACCGCCGCAGGCGAGATTAGCTTTGATGCCAATAACCTGCTTTCAAATAAAGTGTGGACGCTAGACAGTGACCATAGCTTTGTGTTGTCTGTTTTACCAAAATCTGAGAATACTGCGCCAATTGTTCACGAGTTATCACCGCTATACATGGATGAAAACAGCACAGCTAATGTGCATATTCATGCCTTTGATGATCAAAACGATCCACTCACATATCAATGGCAAGTGACACCCCCCTTAAGTTTTACCGGTACTGGTGCAGACATAAACCTATTTGCAGGTGAAGTGGAGCGTGATCAGCTTGTAACTGTATCTGTGGATGTTTCTGATGGGAAACTTACCACGAGTCAGTCATTTATCGTCAATATTACTCACCATGTTAGTCAACCCAATGTGCCGCTATGGCTAGCTGGACAACCCTATAGTGCCGGCGACGAGGTCACTTATCAAGGTAAGGTTTATCAAGCTAAGTGGTGGAATAAAAATGAAATACCCGCAACCAGTAATGCCTGGAAACCGGTAATGCCTGAAAGCGGTCAAACACCTAGTTGGAATAATCAAACGGCTTATCAAGGAGGAACACAAGTTATGCACAGTGGCAGTAAATATAGTGCTAAGTGGTGGACACAGGGCGATGAGCCTGGTGTTGCCAGTGTATGGCAAAAGAGTGAGTAACAAAGTCTGATTTATCAAAATAACCCTAATAAGAAAGAGAAGAGAATTACTATGAAAAGTACATTACTAACCGTTTTTGCACTCAGTGCAGCCGCTGCCTCTTGGCAAGCGGCGGCCGCAGCATCAAAACCTAGCATAGACTGGCAACCGCAAGATTATTCATTTGTCCAAGTTAATCTTGATGGTCAAGGTTCCTACAAAGATTTAGTGACGGCAAAAGATCAAGTCGACATCAGTATTAAATGGAATGCATGGAGCGGTACCGGAGGCAATAGTTATAAAGTTTACTTTGATGACATACTGGTGAATCAAGGCAATTTGGCCGCAGGCACAAAAAGTGGCGTGATTAATTTTGCTTACCATAAATCAGGACGTCATAATTTAACCGTTGCCCTGTGTGACAGTGCTGGTTGTAGTGTGAGTGACGGCAAAGCTATTGTTATTGCCGATACCGACGGTGGCCATTTACCACCTTTAGTCATGGATGTTAATCCTAACAATAAAGACTATCAACATCAGCAAGATACCGTAGTTGGTGCTTATTTTGTTGAGTGGGGGATTTATGGTCGTGACTTTGATGTATCCAATATTCCAGCCAAAAACTTAACCCATATACTTTATGGTTTTATTCCTATTTGTGGCGCTAATGAATCATTAAAAGAGATTGAAAATGGTAATAGCTGGCGAGCATTACAAAAAGCCTGTGAAGGCAGCGCAGATTATGAGGTGGTTATTCATGATCCTTGGGCGGCCATTCAAAAAACCTTACCAGGCATAAGCAACACAGATCCTATCCGTGGTACATATGCCCAATTAATGGCGTTAAAGCAACGTTATCCTGACCTAAAGATATTACCTTCTGTTGGTGGTTGGACTTTATCTGATCCCTTCCATTCTTTTACCAATAAAGCGAATCGTGACACTTTTGTGGCCTCAATGAAGACATTTCTGCAAACGTGGAAGTTTTATGATGGCGTCGACATTGATTGGGAATATCCAGGTGGAAGTGGACCCAATCCTAATTTAGGCGATCCAATTAATGATGGCCCTGCTTATGTCGCATTGATGCAAGAATTAAGAGCCATGCTTGACGGCTTAGAGGCTGATACGGGACGTGAATATCAACTGACGTCAGCGATAGGCGTAGGGTTTGATAAAATTGAAGATGTGGATTATGGCCAAGCTGCGCAATACATGGACTATATCTTTGCCATGAGTTATGACTTTTATGGTGGCTGGAACAATGTCACCGGACATCAAACCGGTATTTACTGTGGTGAACATTTAACCGCGGGAGAATGTAATGGTACTGGATTAGATGATGAAGGTAAACCGCGTAAAGGCCCAGCATATACTACAGATAACGGCATACAAAAGCTGCTGGCTCAAGGGGTTCCTGTATCTCAAATTGTGGTTGGCGCTGCAATGTATGGCAGAGGTTGGGAGGGTGTGATGCCTGCTAACACCATTGGTAATAATCCAATGACGGCAATGGGCACAGGCAAACTGACCGGTACAATTGCCAATGGAGTTTGGGAGCCGGGTATTCAAGACTATAAAGGCATGAAAAATGCCATGATTGGTCAATCGGGTAACGGTATCAATGGTTTTGAAACCTTTTATGATGAACAAGCACAGGCAGCGTATGTTTGGAATAAAAGCAGTGGTACTTTAGCTACCTATGACAGCCCTCGTTCAGTTAATGCTAAAGGTCAATATGTACGTAGTTTAGGTTTGGCAGGACTATTTGCCTGGGAAATCGATGCTGATAACGGTGATATCCTCAATGCTATGCATGAAGGGTTAGCGGGTGGTACACCTGTTAATAGTAAGCCTGTGATTCAGTTAATGGCGAGCCATAGCGTTCAAACGGGAAATTCACTTACTGTAGCAGCAACCGCTACAGACGCTGATAACGATCCATTAACCTATAGCTGGGCAGTTGATGCTTCATTTACCGCAACAGGTATCAATACTAATACGCTAGTGCTTAATGCCCCTAATGTGAGTCAAAACACAGATTATATTGCAACTCTAAGTGTATCTGATGGTACGACTACTGTAGCTAAGTCAACCACGGTCACTGTTCTTGCAAATGGTGTGATTAATCAGCCACCTGTGATTGCTGATATTGCCAATCTGAGTATTGATGAAAATAGCACAGCGACAGTCAGTGTAAATGCGACAGATGCCGACAACGATACGTTAACTTATAACTGGACTATTCCAGCGGGATTAACCTTACAAGGCAGTGGCGCAAATATTAGCTTACTGGCGGGTGAGGTTAGCCTGAACACCCTTTATACTGTCAGCGTAAGTGTGTCAGATGGCAAAAGTAATACGGCTAAAAGCTTTACAGTAACGGTTAACAATATCGAAGCTGGTGGTGATACCACATGGCTTGCCACGAAAATATATAACACTGGTGATAAGGTTACATATCAAGGTGTTGAATATAAAGCTAAATGGTGGACTCAAGGTGATATTCCCGATGCAGGTGGTGCTTGGGAAGTCGTCATTGCAGATGGTAGCCCGATAGGTAGTTGGAATACAGGGGCGACTTACAATGGTGGCGATAAAGTGCTCCATAACAATCAGCAATATCAGGCAAAATGGTGGACAAAGGGCGATGAGCCTGGCGTGAATAATGTTTGGCAAAAGCTATAGTCTTTAGAAATGGGTGAATAGCATTTGTTAATAAACGGCAAGAGAGTCTTCATGCTGTTAAACAGTATTTAGCCCACATCAAAGGATATTTTGGTTTTTTATAAAAGGCTTCTGAATATATTTAGAAGCCTTTTTATTAACTGTGCCAGTGTACGAATTTGTGAATGTTAGTTTAGCGCGGTTAAATAAAAGTAAACATGTAACATCAGTGAAACAATTTTGTTGGCTATATGGTTCTCTAGCCGTACCACAGCTCCTCATTTTCTAACATCAATCAGCAATATTTAGCTTAATTATCAATAAAAAAGCGGTTTCATTTGAATCACTATTCAAACTCAGTTAGTGTTCATAGCATGATTAAATTACAACATACTGGGTCATTCTATTGTCTCGTTATGTGAATACACTAAAAGATGAAAATGGTAGCTATTTCTCGAAAAATTCAATTTATAACGTTTTGCTGCATGCTAGCAGGGTGTTCTACTATTCAATCAGGCAGTAGTGGAGACAAGATAAACTTTACTGAGTCTGGTCAAGCTTCATATTATTCAGATAAACATCAAAATAGAAAAACAGCTAGTGGTGCTTTATATACCCACAGTCAAAAAACCGCAGCACACAGAAGTTTACCTTTTGGGTCGAATGTAAAAGTTATCAATACCAGTAATGGTAAAAGTGTGATCGTTAAAATCAATGATCGTGGCCCATTTGTTAAAGGCCGTATTATTGATCTTTCAAAATCAGCTTTTAGCAGTATTGGTAACATATCTAGTGGTTTAATTAACGTTAAAATTGAAGTAGTTCAATAACACACTACTAGCGAGTTGTGGGTTGCCTTATCGGTTAGAAACGGCGAAAGCTAATGGCTGGACATTTTAGATATCACTTCAATCCGGTTTGAGTCACGAGTATGACTGTTTATCTTGACTTAATCACTCTATAATAGCGTCTGCTTTGGCTATATTGATTAGATATAGCGGGTGTTTAAAAATGCCATTTTAAAGTAGCATGTCTTAAGTCAACGTTATTGTTTACTCAAGCAATAAGACCTTATTTTGTTGATTTTAAATACCTTTTAGGTTTGTTATGGGTCATGTGTTTTATGCCTGCTAGATAAGCTCAGTAAATGGGTATATCTCAATTAACTGGAGATAATGGGCCGTGATAAAATACCATCTGAAGCAAACTTGGAAGAATCAATCTTATTCCATCAAAAAATGAGCGATTATGCTAATCTTAAGCGTATTAGGATTTGGCGATTGTTTAAGTGCTTTTACAGAAGAGGTCATTATGGATATAACAGGGTTAATTATTTTCTTAGCAATTGGTGCTATAGCAGGTTGGTTGGCTGGCATTTTAGTCAAAGGTATTGGCTTTGGTTTACTCGGTAATATAGTTATCGGCGTGATTGGTGCCGTTGTTGGTGGTTATGTATTTGGGCTACTCGGAATTTCTGCTGGCGGATTAATTGGATCAATTATCACCGCAACAGTAGGAGCTGCTTTACTGTTATTTGTTGTTGGCATTATAAAGCGGGCATAATACCCTCAAGTCATTTACAGAGACGAATGACAAATAGTCGTTTTCTTTTGATGCATCATTTAACCCACAATAAGTTTTCACTTTTATTCGGGGACATTAACTTTCTAGGAATAACATATAAATGCAGGATAAAATTAACATCATACAAGAGTATCTAAACGAAACTAAGACCCGTTGTACATATAATGCAGCAGCTAAAGCGTTAGGTATTAAGCCTGCCGAACTCAAAAAACTATTAGGTGACCGTACACCGGAAAGCTCTTGGTTTGTCAACACTGGTGCTGGCGATCCAGTAGGCTATGCTGACAATGAAAAGCACCCTGAGCTTTACCGAACAAAACGTATTATCACATCCGCAGAAGTGTTAACCAGAAATCTGGATCTGTAAAAAGCTGCTCCCACTTTAATGCTAGACGAGTACAACAGACAATTACATTATTCAGCATATTTTAAGAGCGATTTAGATTAATAAAAGCTGTTTTTTACAAGAGCTGTTTTCGTCCATGCTATTAAATTAATCATCGAGTTAAGTCATTTACATTGCTGGCTAAGTTAGTATTTTACTATTTTAGCCAGCCCCTCTAATTTTTAGCTCTAGCCTATCAACTTTAAGCATTAACAAGCTGCCCCTAGAATATAGCATCCCTCGAATAGTCATTTTTTAATGCTTTCCGCCGCCACAACCACCACAACAACTACTTCCATTCTCTTGTTTTATAGCCGTTTTGTCTGTTTCCAATATTTTAGTTTTGTCGGTTTTCGGTGTCACTTTGGTTAATGACTCAGTTTGTTTGGCTGGTTTAAAAATACCGCTAATAGAAAAGCTCATGGTGATACCTCATGGTAGGATATTAAACATATATTTTATTTGCATGTTTAATTGTATAAGTTCTGCCAGCTTAGTCAAGTGCTTTGAGTTAAGGTCTGTTGATGTTTTTGCAGATAGCTTAGATGATATTGTTAAATACTAAATGTGCTTTATCATATTGGTGTTGCAAAGTAAGGTTAAGCGACTTCAAGAAAGCCGCTATTTTCGTTGGAAGAGATTGAAAGTGTAGGATTATTACTTCGATATTGTCGATGGCGAATTTAGCTTGATTTCAGCTTCACGTCGAAATCAACCTGGATAAAATTTAACTTAGAAAACATTTAGGGTCTGTTGATTTGTTAAAGTTTTTTTGCAGCTAACTGTTGGTTATTTGTACAATTAAGGTGCTTTATGGTGTAGTTATTCTACATAAAAAGTTGATAAGGCAGTCAAAATAGTCGTATAAAATGCTATTGTCTAGGCTAGTTTATTCTATCTTTGTCTTGCGGCGTTAACGAGTTATTGAAAAAACGGTAAGATTGTTAGCGTAATAATTCATGAATTATATTAATCTTGTGTAATCACAATGTGATGCAATGCCCTTTGAGGGTCTTAGTTAATTTACTAAACGTTATAAATATTGAGGATCACAATGAATAATAAAATTATAGGTATCATACTTATCGCAGCTGGTGTTGCATTCGCTATCTGGGGTTACAACGTTTATGACTCAGCAAGTTCTCAAGTGACTCGTGCTATCAATGGTGACACACCGATTGAGGCTTGGTTAGGTATGGTGGGTGGGGCTATTGCGGTTTTGATTGGTCTGACCAAGATAAAGTAACAGTACTCACGGAAGTCCTGCTGCAAAAAATAAAGGCGTTAATCTTTTGATTAACGCCTTTATGTTGTTTTCTAGCACCGCAACTGCCTGTTACACGATTAACTCAATATCATACCTTGGACTATTCATCTTGATAGTGCGTACCGTAAAAGCTATCTAACAGGATTTGCTTTAGCTCATTGATCAATGGGAAGCGTGGATTCGCGCCGGTACATTGATCATCAAATGCATGCTCTGCTAACTCATCCAATTTTGCTAAAAAGTCAGCTTCGTTGACACCGGCAGCTTGGATAGATACCGGTATGCCGATGGCCGTTTTTAGTTGATCTATTTTAGCAATCAATAATTCAACTTTTTTGTTATCCGTTGTTGCTTTTGCGACACCATCAAGCTTTAAGTGATCTGCAATCGCGGCATAACGACATAGTGCTTTAGGACGGTCATATTGGCTGAAAGAGGCCTGTTTAGTGGGCATGTCTGTGGC
This window contains:
- a CDS encoding GlsB/YeaQ/YmgE family stress response membrane protein; amino-acid sequence: MLILSVLGFGDCLSAFTEEVIMDITGLIIFLAIGAIAGWLAGILVKGIGFGLLGNIVIGVIGAVVGGYVFGLLGISAGGLIGSIITATVGAALLLFVVGIIKRA
- a CDS encoding lytic polysaccharide monooxygenase, whose amino-acid sequence is MNNTSLQTLFTCSLVASGVLLSITSMLLPTTTYAHGFMESPKARQSICQAQGGYWWPSDGSNIPNFACRAAFIESGYVQFVQEHEISVNVADYHNQQAVESAIPDGSLCSAGVFEKRGLNLASPDWQKTTVTPNGQGNIQIRFNATTPHNPSFWKLYLSKPGFNASTDMLRWQDLELIQEYGNIDFIKTPDGSRYYDMEVNIPADRHGDALLYSRWQRDDVVGEGFYNCSDINIVRDDIAPEQWQPLDFFVKQGLVASAGDQVWLRLFDASGQELINQHFEVTANNVQQWQADFGALLNTMHDQLIKIGIKTAAGEISFDANNLLSNKVWTLDSDHSFVLSVLPKSENTAPIVHELSPLYMDENSTANVHIHAFDDQNDPLTYQWQVTPPLSFTGTGADINLFAGEVERDQLVTVSVDVSDGKLTTSQSFIVNITHHVSQPNVPLWLAGQPYSAGDEVTYQGKVYQAKWWNKNEIPATSNAWKPVMPESGQTPSWNNQTAYQGGTQVMHSGSKYSAKWWTQGDEPGVASVWQKSE
- a CDS encoding DUF3185 family protein, producing MNNKIIGIILIAAGVAFAIWGYNVYDSASSQVTRAINGDTPIEAWLGMVGGAIAVLIGLTKIK
- a CDS encoding septal ring lytic transglycosylase RlpA family protein, whose product is MLAGCSTIQSGSSGDKINFTESGQASYYSDKHQNRKTASGALYTHSQKTAAHRSLPFGSNVKVINTSNGKSVIVKINDRGPFVKGRIIDLSKSAFSSIGNISSGLINVKIEVVQ
- a CDS encoding glycosyl hydrolase family 18 protein, which codes for MKSTLLTVFALSAAAASWQAAAAASKPSIDWQPQDYSFVQVNLDGQGSYKDLVTAKDQVDISIKWNAWSGTGGNSYKVYFDDILVNQGNLAAGTKSGVINFAYHKSGRHNLTVALCDSAGCSVSDGKAIVIADTDGGHLPPLVMDVNPNNKDYQHQQDTVVGAYFVEWGIYGRDFDVSNIPAKNLTHILYGFIPICGANESLKEIENGNSWRALQKACEGSADYEVVIHDPWAAIQKTLPGISNTDPIRGTYAQLMALKQRYPDLKILPSVGGWTLSDPFHSFTNKANRDTFVASMKTFLQTWKFYDGVDIDWEYPGGSGPNPNLGDPINDGPAYVALMQELRAMLDGLEADTGREYQLTSAIGVGFDKIEDVDYGQAAQYMDYIFAMSYDFYGGWNNVTGHQTGIYCGEHLTAGECNGTGLDDEGKPRKGPAYTTDNGIQKLLAQGVPVSQIVVGAAMYGRGWEGVMPANTIGNNPMTAMGTGKLTGTIANGVWEPGIQDYKGMKNAMIGQSGNGINGFETFYDEQAQAAYVWNKSSGTLATYDSPRSVNAKGQYVRSLGLAGLFAWEIDADNGDILNAMHEGLAGGTPVNSKPVIQLMASHSVQTGNSLTVAATATDADNDPLTYSWAVDASFTATGINTNTLVLNAPNVSQNTDYIATLSVSDGTTTVAKSTTVTVLANGVINQPPVIADIANLSIDENSTATVSVNATDADNDTLTYNWTIPAGLTLQGSGANISLLAGEVSLNTLYTVSVSVSDGKSNTAKSFTVTVNNIEAGGDTTWLATKIYNTGDKVTYQGVEYKAKWWTQGDIPDAGGAWEVVIADGSPIGSWNTGATYNGGDKVLHNNQQYQAKWWTKGDEPGVNNVWQKL
- a CDS encoding glycosyl hydrolase family 18 protein; translation: MEHRVILKPAVNICVLSLIFLGSAVQGAVIDCNALAQWQAGATYTAGQKVKTQLQAFEAKWWNQTDPIQHSGSWQEWKKLGDCQSGDVNLAPTVSWISPANNTSFTENDSVVMSFSAQDSDGSINRSDVFLDGNLLTTLSSTASQLTWSAVKGQHSFLITTYDDKQQAASSTVLNLTVNEKDTPPGNQAPSANLTVIDSALEIHIGDQVQFGLTATDVDGVVTGLELFANDSAVFSSVTASDNFTWQATALGQVKFTLQATDDDNAVGTSAAVMINVVDADAPGSDRDACKPNGLYQTPETNTPYCTVYDANGREKMGADHPRRVIGYFTSWRNGANNQPSYLVNDIPWDKITHINYAFAHIDANNKVSIGDPNSVNNPATNMEWPDVVGAELDTSLNYKGHFNLLTKYKKQYPHVKTLISVGGWAETGGFFDETGQVANGGFYTLTTNADGSINHAAIKTFSDSAVSFIKQYGFDGIDIDYEYPSSMSDSGHPDDFEFSNPRRAALHKSYLVLMKSLREALDKAGQTDGQHYLLTIASPSSGYLLRGMETFQATQYLDYVNIMSYDLHGAWNSHVGPNAALFDTGTDSELAAWGVYGTAEFEGIGYLNTDWAVRYFRGALSAGRINIGIPYYTRGFKDVAGGTNGLWGQAALADQAACPKGTGKGDKNSCGNGAVGIDNLWHDIENDNEVAAGSNPLWHTKNLEQGKYGSYINAYGLNPQTDPEDKLVGSYQRHYDAVAVAPWLWNDQKKVFLSIEDEESMTRKVDYVINNGLGGVMFWELAGDFDYDQVKQEYYMGSTMTTIAYDRFRQSGTAYDIHKGNSAFVVPETMVDIDFVAKDFPVGDDNYPISASFSFTNNSQLDLSGAKIAFDVPVSTSAIFKSNWNSQKKLKMAIEANASNAAGNNIGGFENEFHRFSITLLNEFGGVVESFKPGETVTAQVMYYMPITGPANFTIEKGDKSYAFKAEYPGLPEAKKDVGGGTGQSCDGVNVTDIPVYPNFPQKDWQGNPDHANAGDMMLSNQVVWKAKWWTRTEPSNADWQLVCSL